The DNA segment GGAGGAGCTGGCGCTGACATCGGTGCTGTATTTGGACGACGAAGCGTCGTACAGCGATGAGCGGGGAAATGCGCCGATGGGCTCTGGAATGGTTTCGAGCTTTGTCTCCGAGATGGTCGCCGGCAAGCTGACGGGTGCTGTGAATGGCGGCGATGAGAGCCATCACTATGTTGACATGGGCGACTTCGGTGGATTCCATGAAGCCCGTCCGGAGGATTTGGCATACGTGATCTATACGTCGGGAACGACAGGAAAGCCGAAAGGTGTAATGATCGAGCACCGCAGTCTGGTGAGCACGGCGGCGGGTTACCGCCGGGAATATCGGTTGGATCAGTTCCCGGTGCGGCTAATGCAGCTCGCAAGCTTCTCGTTCGACGTGTTTGTGGGCGATATTGCACGGACGCTGTACAACGGAGGCACAATGGTGATTGTGCCGAAGGACGATCGGATCGATCCGTCTCGTCTGTACGACTGGATAGAGCGGGAGCGGGTTACCATTTTTGAATCGACGCCAGCACTCATCGTGCCGTTTATGGAATACGTGCACGAGCAGGGGCTGGATATGAGCTGGATGGAGCTGTTGATCACGAGCTCGGACAGCTGCAGCGTGGCGGATTACCGAACCTTGCAGGAACGCTTCGGCTCGTTGTTCCGGATCATCAACGCCTACGGCGTGACGGAAGCGGCGATCGACTCCAGCTTCTATGACGAGCCGCTGATAAAGCTGCCGCAGGCAGGCCATGTGCCGATCGGCAAAGCGTGGCTGAATGCGAAGTTCTACATCGTGGATGCGTACCTGAACCCGGTGCCGGTAGGTGTGCTGGGCGAGCTGGTCATCGGCGGAGTTGGAGTGGCGCGCGGGTACTTGAACCGTCCGGAGCTGACGGAAGTGAAGTTCGTAGACAGTCCGTTCGCCGCGGGCGAGCGGCTGTACCGCACGGGAGACCTGGCGCGGTGGATGGAGGACGGCAACGTGGACTTCATCGGCCGGATCGACAACCAGGCGAAAATCCGGGGCTACCGGATTGAGATGGGTGAGATCGAGTCGCAGCTGCTACGGGTGGAAGGCGTGCGCGAAGCGGTGGTGCTAGTTCGAAGTGACGCGAACGGTCAGAAGGTGCTGTGCGCGTATTACACGCTGGATACCGGAGCGGAGCTGGCGGTAAACGAATTGCGCAGCTTGTTGGCGCAGGAGCTGCCGGGCTACATGATCCCGTCGTACTTTGTGGAGCTGGAGCGTCTGCCTCTGACGCCGAACGGAAAGATTGACCGGAAGGCGCTGCCGGCGCCGGAAGGGGAAGCGGGAAGCGGAACGGAGTATGTCGCACCGCGCAATGAGCTGGAAGCGAAGCTGGCGGCGATTTGGCAGGAGGTGCTGGGGCTTGCGAAGGAGATTGGCGTTCACGATAACTTCTTCGACATCGGCGGTCACTCCCTGCGGGCGACGGCGCTGGCGGGTAAGGTATTTAAGGAATTAAACGTCAACCTGCCGCTGCGCGACGTATTCCGTCACTCGACGATTGCGGCAATGGCCGAGGCGATCGCCCGGATGGAACGGCGGGAGCATGAGGCCATTCCTCAAGCGGAGGAGAGGGAGTACTACCCTCTGTCTTCTGCACAGAAACGACTGTTCATTCAGCATACGCTGGATGGAGCCGATCAACTTTACAACATGCCAGAGCTGGTGCAGGTGGAAGGTGAGTTTGATTTAGACCGTTTGGAAGCCGCCTTGCGGCAATTGATCACACGGCATGAATCGCTGCGCACCGGTTTTGAAATCGTGAAGGGCGAAGCGGTTCAGCGGATTTACCCGCAGGTCGATTTTGCTATCGAGCATCATCAAGCGGATAAAGAGGATGTGGCTCAAATCGAGCAGATCGTCCGCAGCTTCGTTCGTCCGTTTGATCTCGGCCAGCCGCCGCTGCTGCGCGCCGGGGTCATCGAGCTGGAGCCGAACCTGCATATTCTCCTTTTCGACATGCACCATATCGTGTCCGACGGCGTATCGATGGCGATTGTGATCGATGAGTTATCGAGTTTCTACGCTGGGGAAGAACTGCCGCCACTGCGTATTCAATACAAGGATTATGCCGTTTGGCAGCAGTCGGAGGCCCACCGAGAGCGGATCGGGCGGCAGGAAACGTACTGGCTGCAAACCTTCGAAGGCGAACTGCCGAAGGGGGACTTGCCGCTGGATTATGAACGGTCTGCGGTTCGCAGCTACGAAGGCGCGCATCTGGAGTTCGACGTCGAGGCTTCTCTCTCTGCGCGGCTGCGCGAATTGGCGGCCGAGCGTGAAAGCACGCTGTTCATGGTGCTGCTTGCGGCTTATACCGTACTGCTGTCCAAGTACAGCGGGCAGGAGGACTTGGTCGTGGGCACCCCGGTGGCGGGAAGAACGAACGCCGATTTGGAACCGGTTATCGGGATGTTTGTCAATACGTTGGCGATTCGTAATCGTCCGTCGGGCGACAAAACGTTCTTGTCCTACCTGGAAGAAGTGAAGGAAACGGCTTTGAATGCTTTCGAGAATCAGGATTATCCATTCGAGGAGCTCGTGGAGCGTTTGAATGTGAAGCGGGAGCCGGGTCGCTTCCCGCTGTTCGACGCCGTCTTCGACTTGCAAAATATCGAAGAACGAGACATCGAGCTGGAAGGGGTCAGCCTGAAGAATTATGAGCTTGACCAATTGGAGGAAGCGAAGTTCGATCTGACCCTGTTTATGTATGAAAACAACGGGGCGCTGAGTGGGGGCTTCTTCTACGCCGCGAAGCTATTTAAAGAAGCGATGATCCGCACCTTGACTGAGGATTACCTGAGGGTGTTGTCTCAAATTGCGGTAAATCCACAAATCGAGCTAAGGCGGATTGAATGCCATAAACCGGCGGCAGGCGCAAAGAGTGCCGTCGATACGATCGAATTCGCGTTTTAATCTTTAAGCGTAAGCACGTCTCCGCCGTCAAGTGAAAGCGGCGTACATTCCGGCGTATATCTTGGCGCACACTGGGGCACATTCCGGCGCACTCATTCCGGGGCACATTCTCAGGGAAGACGGCGAATAACGTCCAAACCCGTAAACGCGCAGGGCGAAAGCAAACTTTTTCCGACCTGCGCCGGGCATGTGGCTACTTCATTTTTAGGGAGGTACGAATGAAATATTTGTTTGAAAAGGAAGAGCGGTACTGGAGCAGCAAGTTTGACGCCGATGACAGCCTGAGCTTCCTTCCCTACAGTTATTCCTCCAAATTATCCGAGGGCGGGGAAGCTGCGGCTGATCCGGGCTTGGTACAACGTACCCTGCCGAACGAACTATCGGAGAGAATCATTCGTCTTGCTGGCGGTTCGGATTTGGCTCTGTACATGATTGTTTTGGCAGGAGTAAAAAGCCTGCTGTTCAAATATACTGGGCGAGGCCATGTGCTGATTGGCATGCCTTCATATAGCGCAGACCAGAGTGGGACTCCGCCACCGCATGACATCTTGGTGATCAAGACGCCCGTAAGCCATCAGACGACGCTGAAGACGCTGCTTGGGGGCATCAAAGCCTCCATCGGCGAGGCGCTGGAGCATCAACACCTGCCTTTTCGGAAAATGCTGGAGAAGCTTCATCTGGACTATACGGGGGATGGCCACCCGGTCGTCAATACCGTCGCATCCTTCGCCCAGATTCATCCGGGACCGTTGGGCAGCCAGGTGGCAGCCGATACCGTTTTCTGCTTCGATCGTAAAGACCAGTCCATCGAGTTGGAAGTAAGCTTTGACAGGCAGCGGTACGAGCGGGCATTTGTGGAACAGGCTGCCGACCATCTTGTTCGGCTACTGTCTGTGTTATTATTTCAGCCGGATCTGGAGCTCGGACAAGCCGCTATGCTGTCTTCAGACGAGAGGGAGACGCTGCTGAAGCGGTTTAATGACACCGAAACTGAGTTCGAGCGGGGAAAAACGATTCACGGCCTGTTCGAAGAGCAGGCGGAGCTTTACCCGGACAAGGTGGCCGCCGTCATGAACGAGCGGCAGTTGACCTACCGTGAGCTGAACGAACGGTCTAACCGCCTTGCGCGGAAGCTGCGGGAGGCAGGAGTCGAAGCAGACCAGCTGGTAGCGATTCTGGCTGAACGCTCGCTCGATATGGTCGTCGGCATTTTGGCGATTCTCAAAGCGGGCGGAGCGTACGTTCCTGTCGATCCCGAGTACCCGGAGGAGCGCATCCGCTTCATGATTGAGGATTCGGGTGCACCGTTATTGCTGATTCAAAAGCATCTGCACGAGAAGACCGACTTCGCTGGAATACGCCTTGAATTGGACGCTTTCGTGTGGGGAGACAGAGACAGTGATACGAACTCCGACGATACGTTGAACGCTTCGAATCTGGAGCCGATCTCCGGGCCGAGGAACTTAGCTTACGTTATTTACACGTCGGGAACGACCGGTAGACCGAAAGGAACGCTGATCGAGCATAAGAACGTCGTGCGCCTCTTGTTCAATGACAAGAACCTGTTTGACTTCGGACCGTCCGACACGTGGACGCTGTTCCACTCGTTCTGCTTCGATTTCTCCGTCTGGGAAATGTACGGAGCGCTGCTCAATGGAGGCAAGCTGGTCATCGTACCGCCGCTTACGGCGAAGAACCCGGCCGATTTTCTGACGCTGCTGGGCCGCGAGCAGGTCACGATTTTGAACCAGACGCCAACGTACTTCTACCAGCTGCTACGTAAGATTTTGGCGGAGCATCTGTACGATCTGCGGATTCGCAACATTATCTTTGGGGGCGAAGCCCTCAGTCCGTTGCTGCTCAAGGGCTTTAAGAAGAAGTACCCGGAGACGAAGCTGATCAATATGTATGGGATTACCGAAACGACGGTTCACGTTACCTATAAGGAAATTACATGGGGCGAAATCGAGGCGGCGAAGAGCAATATCGGTAAGCCGATCCCGACGCTAAGTGTGTACATCCTTGATGAAAAACGCTGCCTTGTGCCGATCGGTGTAGCAGGGGAAATGTACGTGGCCGGGGAAGGGCTGGCGAGAGGATACCTGAACCGTCCGGAGCTGACGGCGGAGAAGTTCGTCGATTCCCCGTTTGCGGAGGGGCAAAAGCTGTACCGCTCGGGCGACTTGGCGGCTTGGCTGCCGGATGGCACCATCGAATACCTGGGGCGGATCGACCATCAGGTCAAAATCCGCGGCTACCGGATCGAAATCGGGGAGATCGAGGAGCAGCTGCTGAGAATTGCCGGCGTGCAAGAAGCCAAGGTGCTCGACCGCGACGACGCGAACGGCCAAAAGCAGCTTGTCGCTTACTTCGTCGCGGAAACGAGGCTGGTGGCGCATGAACTTAAGGAGGAGCTCGCCAAGCAGCTTCCGGGATATATGATTCCTTCGTACCTCGTTCAGCTTTCGCAAATGCCGCTGACTCCGAACGGGAAAATCGACCGCAAAGCGCTGCCCGCACTAGAGGAATCCGCGGTCTTAGGAGAGGAATATGTCGCGCCGAGAACGCTGCTCGAAATGAAAATCGCCCGCGTCTGGCAGGATACGCTTGGCGTTCCTCAGGTCGGCGTAAAGGATAACTTTTTTGAGTTAGGTGGCAATTCGTTAAGCCTGATGAGACTTGTTCAAGCCATTTACGATGAAACGGGCATCGAGATCCCGCTGAACCGCCAATTCCACAATGTAACCGTTGAAGCCATGGCTTTCGGCGAGGGGGGTCTCGGCCTGGATAGAGGAGGAGACTCCTTCATTAAGCTGAATAAAGCCGGAGACATGAATGTGTTCTGTTTCCCTCCGGGCAGTGGCTTCGGCATT comes from the Paenibacillus lentus genome and includes:
- a CDS encoding non-ribosomal peptide synthetase, yielding MKYLFEKEERYWSSKFDADDSLSFLPYSYSSKLSEGGEAAADPGLVQRTLPNELSERIIRLAGGSDLALYMIVLAGVKSLLFKYTGRGHVLIGMPSYSADQSGTPPPHDILVIKTPVSHQTTLKTLLGGIKASIGEALEHQHLPFRKMLEKLHLDYTGDGHPVVNTVASFAQIHPGPLGSQVAADTVFCFDRKDQSIELEVSFDRQRYERAFVEQAADHLVRLLSVLLFQPDLELGQAAMLSSDERETLLKRFNDTETEFERGKTIHGLFEEQAELYPDKVAAVMNERQLTYRELNERSNRLARKLREAGVEADQLVAILAERSLDMVVGILAILKAGGAYVPVDPEYPEERIRFMIEDSGAPLLLIQKHLHEKTDFAGIRLELDAFVWGDRDSDTNSDDTLNASNLEPISGPRNLAYVIYTSGTTGRPKGTLIEHKNVVRLLFNDKNLFDFGPSDTWTLFHSFCFDFSVWEMYGALLNGGKLVIVPPLTAKNPADFLTLLGREQVTILNQTPTYFYQLLRKILAEHLYDLRIRNIIFGGEALSPLLLKGFKKKYPETKLINMYGITETTVHVTYKEITWGEIEAAKSNIGKPIPTLSVYILDEKRCLVPIGVAGEMYVAGEGLARGYLNRPELTAEKFVDSPFAEGQKLYRSGDLAAWLPDGTIEYLGRIDHQVKIRGYRIEIGEIEEQLLRIAGVQEAKVLDRDDANGQKQLVAYFVAETRLVAHELKEELAKQLPGYMIPSYLVQLSQMPLTPNGKIDRKALPALEESAVLGEEYVAPRTLLEMKIARVWQDTLGVPQVGVKDNFFELGGNSLSLMRLVQAIYDETGIEIPLNRQFHNVTVEAMAFGEGGLGLDRGGDSFIKLNKAGDMNVFCFPPGSGFGIGYRELASRLDGQFVLYGIDFIDDATDYEAMLNRYVDEIVRIQPEGPYVLLGYCFGGNLTFEVAKLMEKRGYLVTDVLMVDSWIKNTLTPSETSEKELREMLADFDEEEKELMSNPLVRERVHRKVKATLAYEAQLINSGTISARIYELIAKDSEAFRREHQLPSWRGATTQAYADYRLEGAHEELLELTRVEETAVVIRDILAQAKRQIEAEAGVLHGS